A genomic window from Pyxidicoccus trucidator includes:
- a CDS encoding SDR family oxidoreductase: protein MDLELGGKVVLVTGGSDGLGAAVARRLVREGAKVALCARGQDRLEATAAALRAEGGDVLTVQADVSKAWQVEHFVDSALARFGRVDALVNNAGSAAARPFMSVTDVEWEEDLNLKLFAAVRASRQVLPLIRESGGGSIVNVLAIGAKTPGAHSTPSSVSRAAGLALTKALSKEFGPHGVRVNAVLVGIVESGQWVRRAQEVGKPVESFQQEMARHAGIPLGRVGRAEEFADLVAFLLSPRGGYISGTAINVDGGLSAAV, encoded by the coding sequence GTGGACCTGGAGCTCGGTGGCAAGGTGGTGCTGGTGACGGGGGGCTCGGATGGGCTGGGGGCGGCGGTGGCCCGGAGGCTCGTCCGGGAGGGCGCGAAGGTGGCCCTGTGTGCCCGGGGCCAGGACCGCCTGGAGGCCACCGCGGCGGCCCTGCGCGCGGAAGGCGGCGACGTGCTCACCGTCCAGGCCGACGTGTCCAAGGCGTGGCAGGTGGAGCACTTCGTGGACTCCGCGCTCGCGCGCTTCGGCCGGGTGGACGCGCTGGTGAACAACGCGGGCTCCGCCGCCGCGCGGCCCTTCATGTCGGTGACGGACGTGGAGTGGGAGGAGGACCTGAACCTCAAGCTCTTCGCCGCCGTGCGCGCCTCCCGGCAGGTGCTGCCCCTCATCCGCGAGTCCGGCGGCGGCTCCATCGTCAACGTGCTGGCGATTGGCGCGAAGACGCCGGGCGCGCACTCCACGCCGTCGTCGGTGTCGCGCGCGGCGGGCCTGGCGCTGACGAAGGCGCTGTCCAAGGAGTTCGGCCCGCACGGCGTCCGCGTGAATGCCGTGCTGGTGGGCATCGTCGAGAGCGGCCAGTGGGTGCGCCGGGCCCAGGAGGTGGGCAAGCCGGTGGAGTCCTTCCAGCAGGAGATGGCGCGCCACGCGGGCATCCCCCTGGGCCGGGTGGGCAGGGCCGAGGAGTTCGCGGACCTCGTCGCCTTCCTGCTGTCCCCGCGAGGGGGCTACATCAGCGGCACCGCCATCAACGTGGATGGCGGCCTGTCCGCCGCCGTGTAG
- the glgC gene encoding glucose-1-phosphate adenylyltransferase: protein MSKVLAMILAGGAGTRLEPLTRERAKPAVPFGGRYRIIDFVLSNFANSGVYRMKVLTQYKSDSLNNHLSRAWRMTAFLGHYVEAVPAQMRTGVDWYKGSADAIYQNLNIITDEEPDYIFVFGADHVYRMDTRQMLDFHCSKKAACTVAAIPVPIEQGREFGIIDVGPDGRMRQFLEKPKNPPPMPGNPKMCLASMGNYLFSTDVLVQEVVRDAADETSAHDFGKSIISELYKTAPVYVYDFATNEIAGQEAKERGYWRDVGNIDVYYDSNMELVQVDPVFNLYNDRWPIHTQPNNYPPAKFVFADKENHRVGNAMDSLVAEGCIISGGSVNRSVLSPKVRVNSYSEVEDCILFENVTIGRRCRIRRAIIDKNVEIPPGMTIGYDTVEDKRRFHVTPGGVVVIPKGMKVT, encoded by the coding sequence ATGTCCAAGGTACTGGCAATGATTCTGGCAGGAGGTGCGGGGACCCGCCTGGAGCCGCTCACCCGTGAGCGCGCGAAGCCGGCGGTGCCGTTCGGCGGCCGCTACCGCATCATCGACTTCGTCCTCTCCAACTTCGCGAACTCCGGCGTGTACCGGATGAAGGTGCTGACGCAGTACAAGAGCGACTCGCTGAACAACCACCTGTCCCGGGCGTGGCGGATGACGGCCTTCCTGGGCCACTACGTGGAGGCGGTGCCCGCGCAGATGCGGACCGGCGTGGACTGGTACAAGGGCAGCGCGGACGCCATCTACCAGAACCTCAACATCATCACCGACGAGGAGCCCGACTACATCTTCGTCTTCGGCGCGGACCACGTGTACCGGATGGACACGCGGCAGATGCTGGACTTCCACTGCTCGAAGAAGGCCGCGTGCACGGTGGCGGCGATTCCCGTCCCGATTGAGCAGGGACGTGAGTTCGGCATCATCGACGTGGGGCCGGACGGGCGGATGCGCCAGTTCCTGGAGAAGCCGAAGAATCCTCCGCCCATGCCGGGCAACCCGAAGATGTGCCTGGCCTCCATGGGCAACTACCTCTTCAGCACGGACGTGCTGGTGCAGGAGGTGGTGCGGGACGCGGCGGACGAGACGAGCGCGCACGACTTCGGCAAGTCCATCATCAGCGAGCTGTACAAGACGGCGCCCGTGTACGTGTATGACTTCGCCACGAACGAGATTGCCGGCCAGGAGGCGAAGGAGCGCGGCTACTGGCGGGACGTGGGGAACATCGACGTGTACTACGACTCCAACATGGAGTTGGTGCAGGTGGACCCCGTCTTCAACCTGTACAACGACCGCTGGCCCATCCACACGCAGCCCAACAACTACCCGCCGGCCAAGTTCGTCTTCGCGGACAAGGAGAACCACCGCGTGGGCAATGCCATGGACTCGCTGGTGGCGGAGGGCTGCATCATCTCCGGTGGCAGCGTGAATCGCTCGGTGCTGTCGCCGAAGGTGCGCGTCAACTCGTACTCGGAGGTGGAGGACTGCATCCTCTTCGAGAACGTCACCATCGGCCGGCGCTGCCGCATCCGCCGGGCCATCATCGACAAGAACGTGGAGATTCCGCCGGGGATGACCATTGGCTACGACACGGTGGAGGACAAGCGGCGCTTCCACGTCACGCCCGGCGGGGTGGTGGTCATCCCCAAGGGCATGAAGGTGACCTGA
- a CDS encoding NAD-dependent epimerase/dehydratase family protein, with translation MKLLVTGGTGFLGTHLVPRLVAAGHSVRLIGRSKPSGTPYAGTEYVPGDLKDRDAVRRSLEGVDAVYHLAGLVSFQPKDARKMFELHVDSTRELLRDVREAGVKRVVLASTSGTIAVSKEERVGTEDDDYPITVVGRWPYYLSKIYEEKLALEYCRKHSIPLVVLNPSLLMGPGDDRLSSTWTVVKFLNQEIPAMPGGGISFVDARDVADAFVQALTRGEVYGRHLMGVNLPMVDFFRRLERISGVPAPRLRLPSQVNVLGSKLLERWAKVRGTKPVLDPQEVEIGEHWFWLDASKAEAELGFRARDIHETLSETVQHIYGKMPPQALPGTKGRLADLREGT, from the coding sequence GTGAAGCTGCTCGTAACGGGAGGCACGGGGTTTCTCGGCACGCACCTGGTGCCTAGGCTGGTGGCGGCGGGGCACTCAGTGCGGCTCATCGGCCGCTCGAAGCCCTCGGGTACGCCGTACGCGGGCACGGAGTACGTCCCCGGAGACTTGAAGGACCGGGACGCGGTGCGCCGCTCGCTGGAGGGCGTGGACGCCGTCTACCACCTGGCGGGGCTCGTCTCCTTCCAGCCTAAGGACGCGCGGAAGATGTTCGAGCTGCACGTGGACAGCACCCGCGAATTGCTGCGGGACGTGCGCGAGGCGGGCGTGAAGCGCGTGGTGCTGGCCTCCACCTCCGGCACCATTGCCGTGTCCAAGGAGGAGCGCGTCGGCACCGAGGACGACGACTACCCGATTACGGTGGTGGGACGCTGGCCGTACTACCTGTCGAAAATCTACGAGGAGAAGCTGGCGCTGGAGTACTGCCGCAAGCACTCCATCCCCCTCGTGGTGCTCAACCCCAGCCTGCTGATGGGGCCCGGGGATGACCGGCTGTCCTCCACGTGGACGGTGGTGAAGTTCCTCAACCAGGAGATTCCGGCCATGCCTGGCGGTGGCATCTCCTTCGTGGACGCGCGCGACGTGGCGGATGCCTTCGTCCAGGCGCTCACCCGGGGCGAGGTGTATGGCCGCCACCTGATGGGGGTGAATCTGCCCATGGTGGACTTCTTCCGGCGCCTGGAGCGCATCTCCGGCGTGCCCGCCCCCCGGCTGCGCCTGCCCTCGCAGGTCAACGTGCTGGGCAGCAAGCTGCTGGAGCGCTGGGCCAAGGTGCGCGGCACCAAGCCCGTGCTGGACCCGCAGGAAGTCGAAATCGGCGAGCACTGGTTCTGGCTGGACGCCTCCAAGGCCGAAGCCGAGCTGGGCTTCCGCGCGCGCGACATCCACGAGACGCTCTCCGAGACAGTGCAGCACATCTACGGGAAGATGCCGCCCCAGGCCCTGCCGGGCACCAAGGGCCGGCTGGCTGACTTGCGCGAAGGCACCTGA
- a CDS encoding GNAT family N-acetyltransferase: MGAAGGLHLRPARESDRRTLWRIHTQAVEALCRGVYAPHEVNTWVRLLRPEGYLRPDKPRTVLVAERGRRMVGFGQVDTRMGELEALYVVPDEVGQGVGTTLLAALESAAWRDGVPLLGLDASLNAEPFYRRHGYVWMHAARRPLTPDVQLACVRMQKRRPAAAHREEPATH; encoded by the coding sequence ATGGGTGCGGCGGGGGGGCTCCACCTGAGGCCGGCGCGCGAGTCGGACCGGCGCACCCTGTGGCGCATCCACACGCAGGCGGTGGAGGCGCTGTGCCGGGGCGTCTACGCGCCGCACGAGGTGAACACCTGGGTGCGGCTGCTGCGGCCGGAGGGCTACCTCCGGCCGGACAAGCCTCGCACGGTGCTGGTGGCCGAGCGCGGCCGGCGCATGGTGGGCTTCGGCCAGGTGGACACGCGCATGGGCGAGCTGGAGGCCCTCTACGTGGTGCCGGACGAGGTGGGCCAGGGCGTGGGCACCACCCTGCTGGCGGCGCTGGAGTCCGCGGCCTGGCGGGACGGGGTGCCGCTGCTGGGCCTGGACGCCAGCTTGAACGCCGAGCCGTTCTACCGGCGCCATGGCTACGTGTGGATGCACGCGGCCCGCAGGCCCCTCACGCCAGACGTGCAGCTGGCGTGTGTGCGGATGCAGAAGCGGCGGCCGGCCGCCGCCCATAGGGAGGAGCCGGCCACGCACTGA
- a CDS encoding GGDEF domain-containing protein, giving the protein MSGDETRVTKISTLKDVRSERSTECCLVQIHGPELGKKYLIDSELTIGRDQGNHIWVDLDNVSRRHARVLGRGGRMFVEDLGSTNGTYLNDQEVLQASPLRSGDLIKVGGSIFKFLDGDNIETQYHETIYTLTIADGLTGINNKRYFLEYLEKEMGRSSRYTRSLTLMMFDIDHFKQINDVHGHLAGDYVLRELAQSIKRMVRREQCFARYGGEEFALVMPEDGPDKARLFAEKIRRFIAEKVFVYDEKEIPVTISIGVAEMTADMTEPPHFIKIADANLYKAKKTGRNRVVG; this is encoded by the coding sequence ATGTCCGGAGACGAAACCCGAGTTACCAAAATCTCCACGCTGAAGGACGTGCGCTCCGAGCGCAGCACCGAGTGCTGCCTCGTGCAGATTCATGGTCCGGAGCTTGGCAAGAAGTACCTCATCGACTCCGAGCTGACCATCGGACGAGACCAGGGCAACCACATCTGGGTAGACCTGGACAACGTCTCTCGTCGGCACGCACGCGTGCTCGGCCGCGGTGGGCGGATGTTCGTGGAGGACCTGGGGTCCACCAACGGCACCTACCTGAACGACCAGGAGGTGCTGCAGGCCTCGCCGCTGCGCAGCGGGGACCTCATCAAGGTGGGTGGCTCCATCTTCAAGTTCCTCGATGGCGACAACATCGAGACCCAGTACCACGAGACCATCTACACGCTGACGATTGCGGACGGCCTCACCGGCATCAACAACAAGCGCTACTTCCTCGAGTACCTCGAGAAGGAGATGGGGCGCTCCAGCCGCTACACGCGCTCGCTCACGTTGATGATGTTCGACATCGACCACTTCAAGCAGATCAACGACGTCCACGGCCACCTGGCCGGGGACTACGTGCTGCGGGAGTTGGCCCAGTCCATCAAGCGCATGGTGCGCCGTGAGCAGTGCTTCGCGCGCTACGGCGGCGAGGAGTTCGCGCTCGTCATGCCCGAGGACGGGCCGGACAAGGCGCGCCTGTTCGCGGAGAAGATTCGCCGGTTCATCGCGGAGAAGGTCTTCGTCTACGACGAGAAGGAGATTCCCGTCACCATCTCCATCGGCGTGGCGGAGATGACGGCGGACATGACCGAGCCCCCGCACTTCATCAAGATCGCGGACGCCAACCTGTACAAGGCGAAGAAGACGGGCCGCAACCGGGTGGTGGGCTAG
- a CDS encoding helix-turn-helix domain-containing protein, whose translation MAQAPSRRGNARRDAVLMELGREVPLFQSAAEAVNDAAGAVLALGHVELQYLDRLQYGPATASELVSALGLGRRENAAVVERLELAGYVRVLPTSDSGQEARVELTPHAREWIESLWGPLRDEGLRLFASWRTGELAVVARFLAQTRAIQEAHATRLRSLASVPASSRPRPNRARGGLSPAALRRVHLFAIAHLEGPLHLADLAARAQLSPYHFARAFKSSTGETPRAYVERLRVEKAEGLIRDTELPLADIALACGFSSQSRFTTAFRRATGFTPARYRRGAEDRG comes from the coding sequence ATGGCCCAGGCTCCCTCCCGGCGTGGCAATGCAAGGCGTGACGCGGTGCTGATGGAGCTCGGACGGGAGGTTCCCCTGTTCCAGAGCGCCGCGGAGGCCGTGAACGATGCCGCCGGGGCGGTGCTCGCGCTGGGGCATGTGGAGCTTCAGTACCTGGACCGGCTGCAGTACGGGCCCGCCACGGCCTCGGAGCTGGTCTCTGCCCTGGGGCTGGGCAGGCGTGAGAACGCGGCGGTGGTCGAGCGGCTGGAGCTGGCGGGGTACGTCCGCGTGCTCCCCACCTCGGACTCCGGACAGGAAGCCCGGGTGGAGCTCACCCCGCACGCTCGTGAATGGATTGAGAGCCTGTGGGGCCCGCTCCGGGACGAGGGACTCCGGCTCTTTGCTTCCTGGCGCACGGGCGAGCTGGCGGTGGTCGCGCGCTTCCTCGCCCAGACGCGAGCCATCCAGGAGGCCCATGCCACACGGCTTCGTTCTCTCGCGAGCGTGCCGGCCTCCAGTCGCCCCCGGCCGAACCGCGCGCGTGGCGGCCTCTCCCCCGCGGCGCTTCGACGCGTCCACCTCTTCGCCATCGCGCACCTGGAGGGCCCGCTCCATCTGGCCGACCTGGCGGCGCGTGCGCAGCTCAGCCCGTACCACTTCGCGCGAGCCTTCAAGTCCTCCACGGGAGAGACGCCGAGGGCCTACGTGGAGCGGCTCCGCGTGGAGAAGGCGGAGGGGCTGATTCGAGACACGGAGCTGCCGCTCGCGGATATCGCGCTCGCGTGTGGCTTCAGCTCGCAGAGTCGCTTCACCACGGCGTTCCGCAGGGCCACGGGCTTCACTCCGGCACGGTACCGCCGGGGCGCCGAGGACCGCGGGTAG
- a CDS encoding RtcB family protein, producing the protein MQPNLNRLLRALAREGLEVTYDGRLYSVRLLDDAHAPPAEVLLPPDLPVEGKAFRQLANLAALKHPGGGQVLRVRATPDFHPGDSGVAIGSVLHTRGLVVPGAIGTDINCGMRLHVADVSVDAFLAKRDAFVERMKGHYFFGTRDVTMSSRASEALLRDGVPGWLLETLERPLGCAGRADLAQLDAEVERIHLGGGLKGNPSWAPDVFTREGVVRDAGLATIGGGNHFVEVQRVEAVEDRARAWQWGVREGQLAFMIHSGSRDVGKHVGVAWQERARKAWPVGQPFPDSGILPLGDERLVAEYLEAEATAANYAFLNRLLLAELLRQTLRELFGEVEAPLVYDVPHNLTLPYEGGWLARKGACPAGAEQPVIIPGSMGATSFLMVGCGDAASLESASHGAGRARSRFSMSRGGADHSEAALGLTGVDCISLRAERRVEEAPAAYKPIRPVVDSQVEAGIVREVARLAPLLTFKA; encoded by the coding sequence ATGCAGCCGAACCTGAATCGGCTTCTCCGGGCACTCGCCCGTGAGGGGCTCGAGGTGACCTATGACGGTCGCCTCTACTCCGTGCGCCTCCTGGACGACGCCCATGCGCCGCCCGCCGAGGTGCTCCTCCCGCCGGACCTGCCCGTGGAGGGCAAGGCCTTCCGGCAGCTCGCCAACCTTGCCGCCCTGAAGCACCCGGGCGGCGGCCAGGTGCTGCGCGTGCGCGCCACCCCCGACTTCCACCCCGGTGACTCCGGTGTGGCCATCGGCTCGGTGCTGCACACGCGGGGCCTGGTCGTTCCCGGTGCCATCGGCACCGACATCAACTGCGGCATGCGCCTGCACGTCGCCGACGTCTCCGTCGACGCCTTCCTCGCGAAGCGCGACGCCTTCGTCGAGCGGATGAAGGGCCACTACTTCTTCGGCACGCGGGACGTCACCATGTCCTCGCGTGCCTCGGAGGCCCTGCTGCGCGACGGCGTCCCCGGCTGGCTGCTGGAGACGCTGGAGCGCCCGCTGGGCTGCGCGGGCCGGGCGGACCTCGCCCAGCTCGACGCGGAGGTGGAGCGCATCCACCTGGGCGGCGGGCTGAAGGGCAACCCGTCCTGGGCGCCCGACGTCTTCACCCGCGAGGGCGTGGTGCGTGACGCGGGGCTGGCCACCATCGGCGGCGGCAACCACTTCGTCGAGGTGCAGCGCGTGGAGGCCGTGGAGGACCGGGCGCGGGCCTGGCAGTGGGGTGTGCGCGAGGGACAGCTCGCGTTCATGATTCACTCCGGCAGCCGCGACGTGGGCAAGCACGTGGGCGTGGCCTGGCAGGAGCGGGCGCGCAAGGCGTGGCCCGTGGGCCAGCCCTTCCCGGACAGCGGCATCCTCCCGCTGGGCGACGAGCGGCTGGTGGCCGAGTACCTGGAGGCCGAGGCCACCGCCGCCAACTACGCCTTCCTCAACCGGCTGCTGCTGGCGGAATTGCTGCGCCAGACGCTGCGGGAGCTGTTCGGCGAGGTAGAGGCGCCGCTCGTCTACGACGTGCCGCACAACCTCACCCTGCCGTACGAGGGCGGGTGGCTGGCGCGCAAGGGGGCCTGCCCGGCGGGGGCGGAGCAGCCCGTCATCATCCCCGGCTCCATGGGGGCCACGTCCTTCCTCATGGTGGGGTGTGGCGACGCGGCGTCGCTGGAGTCCGCGTCGCATGGCGCGGGCCGGGCGCGCTCGCGCTTCAGCATGTCGCGCGGCGGGGCGGACCACAGCGAGGCGGCGTTGGGGCTCACCGGGGTGGACTGCATCAGCCTCCGGGCAGAGCGGCGGGTGGAGGAGGCGCCCGCGGCCTACAAGCCCATCCGCCCGGTGGTGGACTCGCAGGTGGAGGCCGGCATCGTCCGCGAGGTGGCGCGGCTGGCGCCCCTGCTCACCTTCAAGGCCTGA
- a CDS encoding PQQ-binding-like beta-propeller repeat protein encodes MLPALALTVVAAAGCREPAETAFRYSTDASSRAGLVALADGVVTGNEAGAVVRLDRDGRLVWRVALGREVATRPALAGDSVIAGTVAGDLVRLALADGAERWRITGEPPVLSPAVVDEEGTSVYLVAPDGAVRAHAVDTGKVRWRHPAPKAQEPAPATPRGLPAPALSEGLLVAWLGSAGLVALSTADGTQAWARDVRDVVGLEVWRGAVYASTLQGRLVALRVKDGSPLWEQSLADNLTSPPSVALGTLWVGAGPALLVGLKLADGKEVARVTLPDPLSSRVTSIRGELLLVPTSGREGRLVALKSGGWERAFSLRTDTPLRTPPVVMGDQLFVQGLDGRVLSWRLRPPEP; translated from the coding sequence TTGTTGCCCGCCCTGGCGCTGACTGTGGTGGCGGCCGCGGGGTGCCGGGAGCCCGCGGAGACGGCCTTCCGTTATTCCACCGACGCCTCGTCCCGCGCCGGGCTGGTGGCCCTGGCGGATGGCGTCGTCACGGGCAACGAGGCCGGCGCCGTGGTGCGGCTGGACCGGGACGGACGGCTGGTATGGCGCGTTGCGCTGGGCCGCGAGGTGGCCACCCGGCCCGCGCTGGCCGGGGACAGCGTCATCGCGGGCACGGTGGCGGGGGACCTGGTACGGCTGGCGCTCGCGGACGGGGCGGAGCGCTGGCGCATCACGGGAGAGCCGCCCGTCCTCTCACCCGCCGTGGTGGATGAGGAGGGGACCTCGGTGTACCTCGTGGCCCCGGACGGCGCCGTGCGGGCGCACGCGGTGGACACGGGCAAGGTGCGGTGGCGGCACCCCGCTCCCAAGGCCCAGGAGCCCGCGCCGGCCACCCCACGAGGGCTGCCCGCCCCTGCCCTCTCCGAGGGACTGCTGGTGGCGTGGCTCGGGAGCGCGGGGCTGGTGGCCCTCTCCACGGCGGATGGGACGCAGGCGTGGGCCCGGGACGTGCGGGACGTGGTGGGTCTGGAGGTGTGGCGGGGCGCCGTCTACGCGAGCACCCTCCAGGGGCGTCTTGTCGCACTGCGTGTGAAGGACGGAAGCCCCCTGTGGGAGCAGTCCCTGGCCGACAACCTCACCAGTCCTCCCTCGGTGGCGCTGGGGACGCTGTGGGTAGGGGCCGGGCCGGCCTTGCTGGTGGGGCTGAAGCTGGCGGACGGGAAGGAGGTGGCGCGCGTCACCCTTCCCGACCCGCTCAGCTCCCGGGTGACGTCGATTCGCGGGGAGTTGCTGCTGGTCCCCACCAGCGGACGCGAGGGCCGGCTCGTCGCGCTGAAGTCCGGGGGCTGGGAGCGCGCATTTTCCCTCCGCACGGACACGCCTCTGCGCACCCCGCCCGTGGTGATGGGGGACCAATTGTTCGTGCAGGGGCTGGACGGACGGGTGCTGTCGTGGCGGCTGCGGCCTCCCGAGCCTTGA
- the add gene encoding adenosine deaminase: protein MPTIREDEFPNATGIPSSARRTDFVPPPTLAVTEELLLALPKTDLHCHLDGSMRVKTILELAEQQKVKLPADTEDGLAKAIHMGEVCKSLEEYLVAFDVTLSVLQTADALYRSAYELAVDAAAENVRWLEVRYSPALHLQKGLKMTTVIDSVLEGLRAAKKETGIKCGVIVCGIRHINPQTSMRLAELSVAYKNRGVIGFDLAGAEASFPAKDHRDAFQLILKNNVNCTAHAGEAYGPESISQAIHNLGAHRIGHGTRLREDGDLLNYVNDHRIPLEVCPTSNVQTGAVSSLAAHPLKFYFDYGLRVTINTDNRLITDTTVTKELWVAHKELGLSLEDLATIIVSGFKSAFLPFREKQDMLRAINQEIATTLATFDKKRSAMKQPA from the coding sequence ATGCCTACCATTCGAGAAGACGAGTTTCCCAACGCGACCGGCATCCCCTCCTCCGCCCGGCGGACGGACTTCGTGCCGCCTCCGACGCTGGCGGTGACGGAAGAGCTGCTGCTCGCGCTACCCAAGACGGACCTGCACTGCCACCTGGATGGCTCCATGCGGGTGAAGACCATCCTCGAGCTCGCCGAGCAGCAGAAGGTGAAGCTGCCCGCGGACACCGAGGACGGGCTGGCCAAGGCCATCCACATGGGCGAGGTCTGCAAGAGCCTGGAGGAGTACCTCGTCGCCTTCGACGTGACGCTCTCCGTGCTCCAGACGGCGGACGCCCTCTACCGCTCCGCGTACGAGCTGGCCGTGGACGCCGCGGCGGAGAACGTGCGCTGGCTGGAGGTGCGCTACTCGCCCGCGCTCCACCTCCAGAAGGGCCTGAAGATGACCACCGTCATCGACTCGGTGCTGGAGGGTCTGCGCGCCGCGAAGAAGGAGACGGGCATCAAGTGCGGCGTCATCGTCTGCGGCATCCGCCACATCAACCCGCAGACGTCCATGCGGCTGGCCGAGCTGTCCGTGGCCTACAAGAACCGCGGCGTCATCGGCTTCGACCTCGCCGGCGCCGAGGCCAGCTTCCCCGCCAAGGACCACCGGGACGCCTTCCAGCTCATCCTCAAGAACAACGTCAACTGCACCGCGCACGCGGGCGAGGCCTACGGCCCCGAGTCCATCTCCCAGGCCATCCACAACCTGGGCGCGCACCGCATCGGCCATGGCACGCGGCTTCGCGAGGACGGTGACCTGCTCAACTACGTCAACGACCACCGGATTCCGCTGGAGGTCTGCCCCACCTCCAACGTGCAGACGGGCGCGGTGTCCAGCCTGGCCGCGCACCCGCTGAAGTTCTACTTCGACTACGGCCTGCGGGTGACCATCAACACCGACAACCGCCTCATCACCGACACCACGGTGACGAAGGAGCTGTGGGTGGCGCACAAGGAGCTGGGCCTGTCGCTGGAAGACCTGGCCACCATCATCGTCTCCGGCTTCAAGAGCGCCTTCCTTCCGTTCCGCGAGAAGCAGGACATGCTGCGCGCCATCAACCAGGAAATCGCCACCACGCTGGCCACCTTCGACAAGAAGCGGTCGGCGATGAAGCAGCCGGCCTGA